The following nucleotide sequence is from Solanum dulcamara chromosome 7, daSolDulc1.2, whole genome shotgun sequence.
ttttatgcaTTAATCTTAGATAAAATCTTAAGTAAAAGAGAAAACTCAGTTCTAACTTTTATAGAATAACTCGTTAAGGAATCTTTTCACTCCAACAAATCCAATTTCCTTATCATTTTCTGTTTTCTAAATATGTTATATCTGACAAAGGTTTAAAAACATTATTTGTTCTTGatactaatttatttttgtgtatttgTATTTTTGTGGATGCAGATAATCTTATATGTGGAATTATATGTAAGTTCATCTCACCTATAAGTTTGTCATTCTTTTGCTTTTCCTAGCAAACCGACATGAGTTGATGCTTTAATATCTAAAACATCTCGGCCATCTTGATATTGCTTCATTTCTAAATTATGTAGTATTTGTGCTTACTCATTCTATCTGTTTGTCCTTCAATTGTAGGCCTCCTGTGTTGAATACATAATCTTGGAGGGTGATAACTTGTCTGCTATATTTCCAAATGCACATTTAAGTTTGGGTGGATTTGAGTTAGATGCTCGCCATCTTTTTGTTGTGATAGCCACCCTGGCTATTCTTCCTACTGTTTGGCTGCGTGACCTCAGTGTCCTAAGTTATATCTCAGGTGAGTGACCAACTTCTTACAAGAGGAGCTTCATGTCTGAACTGAAAAATATAATCTGATAGCATTCTCGTCTGCCTCAATGCACCTATGCACCCATATGATAACAATGGTTAGAGGACAATTCATGAAAAGTGCCTACATACGGTAATCCTACAAGAAAAATGCAGATAAATAGGGTTTTTGGTGTACATGTACATAGATTTCCTGTACTCCTGACAAACAAGTTCACAGGTTTCCATAGCGTCTATCGAGGATAGAGGGGAGAAATTTGTACTTCAATGATCCTGTGATTATATCATATCTAATGCAGATGTCTACAAATTGATTTGGGCTATCCATATGCGGGCCACATACATAAGAAACCTATTACTTATCTACAATTTTGTAGATTGTTTCGTTGTAGCTATAGATTTTCCAGTCAACAGAATTCTTGAAGTCTTTAATACTTTTTTCTGTAGTTTTGATATGCAATTTGTAACTGTTGAACTATGATTCTGAATTGCTGCCTGTAATTTTCAGTTGGAGGAGTTATTGCTTCTTTTTTGGTGGTCCTTTGCTTGTACTGGGCTGGCTTGGTGGATCATGTAGGCTTTGAAAGCAAAGGGACCGTACTTAACCTATCAACTCTTCCTGTTGCTATTGGGCTCTATGGATTTTGTTACTCTGGGCATGCGGTCTTTCCcaatatatatacatcccttgCAGATCGTAGTCAATTTCCTGCAGTCCTTTTGACCAGGTATTTGTTCGTAGATGCTCATGACTTGCTTGTTGTAGTCTGTTGATTAAATTGGAGATGTGCTCTGGGATAGAAATTCAAGTTCCAGCTGTCTGTAGCAATCCATGCAAGGAAAATTTAAGACTTACAGGGAACCTTGCCTTATCATTCTGTATTATCAGTACCAAGGTTTAATTCTAGAGCAGATTATCAATTCCAACTTAACCAGATTTCTCTGAAAATGATCCTGTGTTCCCAGAGTTGGTTTTGATATCCAGTTTTTTCCTTATATTGCAAACTTCGGTTTAATTTGGATGCAGTTTTGGAATGGTGACTCTGTTGTATGGTGGAACAGCTGTGTTGGGATACCTGATGTTTGGGGACTCAGCTGAATCCCAGTTTACTCTAAATTTGCCCAAAGGATTAATGGCTTCCAAGGTTGCGGTATGGACAACTGTAAGCAACTAGCATTCTGATTGAGTTCTCTACCACCATTTTTGAAGATGTAATTAACTTGTATGTCCTTTTGCAGGTTGTTAATCCTTTTACAAAATATCCTTTTCCTGAATCCATGATGTTGCATTTTTCACCAATTCTGGTTCTCAGCTAGTATGTTAAAATATGATGATGCTTGAAGACGACATGAGTCCTACTTTTTCTGTTCACGCTACATTAAGAATGAACAGATTTGAACACCTGGATAATTTCATGCTAGCTGCTGCAAAAGTCATTAGCTAGAATTTAAGCCACTTCATGTTGAAAGATTCTATTCTTTGTATTCCGTCTCATTTCATATATGCAATTTTCTAGGGTGATATCTCTCCAGAATTTATTgtgattgaaaaataaaagaaaatgtcTTCCTTAATTAGATGTACATATGCTTTAACCCTGTCTCCTGTAGCAATGAGCTTGGAGGAATTGTTGCCATCAAAACACGGCAAATCTCACGTGTACCCAATCCTCATTAGAACTGCATTGGCAATCTCGACATTAGTAGTTGGTCTTGCGGTTCCCTTTTTTGGTGGGTGTTCCTGCTATGACTCCACTTATTCTTATCACTCTCAGCATTTATCTTTTGATCCCATTAACCCTTCGAGAACAGTAATTGCAAATGTGACTAATCTACTCAGTGCTCCTGCTATAGCTTATGGTTAATGCATATCTCAGAGAGTTTAATCTCCAACTAGATGTGCTCCTTCTCTTTATAGCATTACATGAATTAAGCATTAGTATTTGTCCTGCAGGTTTGGTAATGGCACTGATTGGATCGTTACTTACAATGCTAGTGGTGAGTCCTATTATGCGTTCTCTTaagtttgttttcttttgatATAAGCGTCAAAAACATAcgtaaactattttttttttgaatttcatacctaaattatagAAAGCgtgagtttcatacttaaattattacatattagtttgagaaacacacctcagtGGTGTGTAATACTCTCTctactctttatttttttgaaaaaaatcttgCCATATGGCGTTccacatgaataaaatattttaccttgacaaaaattagataaattattatattaattaaaagttaaagattaaaatatttctattccaaaaaaaaaaagaaattatttttttataaaagaaattacttttttaaaaaagatttttttttaaaataaaatttaaaatattttgatcacGCACTCCAATACTTCCTCCCCTCCCCCCACAAACCTtgtccttttatttttaatttttaattttttttataaaatatttttaaaaaattcatacttcatcCCCTCCcccactccttcctaaaaatgttattatttttatttttttaaaaaataaaattactccactcttaatttatataattttttttatatttttcttgttttgtgttagatatgtatatatatttttagagaaATTTTTTTCCTACTTGTGTACGAATATAAtagaaatgaaaattttattttaagaaaaatcttgcgacaagtaaaaaatactttcttaaaatcatatatatatatatatatatatatatatatatatatatatataacaaaaggagaaaaaaattgaaggcGGAGTGTTAGGTAGGGCAGGgtagaatttaaatttttttaaataaaaataaaaatatctaaattattatttgaaggagGTGGGGAGGAAATGAAgtaagatttttgaaaaaaacttttataaaagaaatttattaaataaatataaaagtaaaaatttgGGGTTAGAGGAGGGGTGTAAGGAGAGAGAAAGTGGTGGAAtgaggtaagaaaaatattttatattttattttataattattttaggcaggagatacaacaacaacaacaacaatccagtgaaattccacaatgtGGGATCtaaggagggtaaagtgtacgcaaaccttattcttaccaaggtaggacgactgttttcgGAAGATCCTCAGCtcaataaaagtataaaaaGGGGTTAGATAaagctaagaagttcaaagcgatatggtaaagcaaataacgagagcgatacaaataaaatagagtaatcaaagtaaagaaaataatagataatagcagaaatcagagcacaagaaattatactGCGCTAATGCACCTACTAATAAGGTAGAATAGCAAGACTATATACTAGCCTTTTATCGTAATGTGGGTCCTCTACATcctcttatctaaggtcatgttctcgATAAGCTGTAACTACGCCATTTCCTGTCTAATTATCTCTCCCCAATTTTTCTTCTACCTActcctacctcttctgaaatcatccatgatcaacctctcacacctccgcactggggcatctgtgtctcttctCTTTatatgtccaaaccatctcagtcgcatttcccgcatcatgtcttccaccgaggccactcctatcttgtcccaaatagcctcgtttctaatcctgtcactcttggtatgcccacacattcatctcaacattctcatctcgacaactttcatcttttgaacgtgagagactttaactggccaacactccgccctatataacatagccggtctaaccaccacttgtagaatttgcccttaagttgtggtggcacatTCTTTTCACATAGCATATCGaaagtgagcctccatttcatccaccctgtcccaatacggtgtgtgacatcctcgtcaatctccccactgtcttgcatgatagacctaaggtacttgaaactacttttcttttggatggcctggtcaccaagcctaacttccgcgccaacctcctgatgtgtctcactgaacttgcactctaagtactctgtcttggtcctactcagcttaaaccctttagactttaaggtatgtctccaatcctccagcttagtgttaactccactacgagtttCATCGATCAGGACTTTATCGTCCGCGAAAAACATACACCATGACACCTCAcattgaatttgtcgcgtcaattcatccattaccaaggcaaataaaaacggactgaGAGTTGATTCGTGATGCAATCCCATCAtaactggaaagtgctctgagtccctttctactgtccttaccctggttttggcaccctcatatatttccttgatcaccctaatgtacgccataGGTATATCTTTAGCCTCTAGACATCTCTacagtatctctcgtggaacatTATCGTAAgtcttttctaggtcgatgaataccatatgcaagtccctcttcctctccctatactgctccaccagtttcctcataagatggatggcttatgtagttgagcgtcccggcataaatccgaactggttctctgagatAGACACTTCtctcctcatcctcatctccaccactcttttccacactttcatattatggcttagaagcttgatacctctatagttgttgtagCTCTAgatatcccccttatttttgtatagggggatcattacgctcgacctgcATTTTTCGAGCATCATTGCCGTCTTaaggatgacattaaataacctagttagccattccaaacctaccgatcTTGCGCTTTttcaaaattccccaggaatcttgttaggtccggtcgctcttccccagcgcatcctatgAACAACatccttaacctcctcgaccgtaatactcctgcaacccccaaaatcgtgatgcctccctgtatgttccaaatctcccaacacaaactCTCTgttcccttcttcattcaagagtttatggaagtatgactgccttCTCTGTctaatgagggtctcctctaccaatacttttccatgctcgtccttaatgaacttcacttgatccacatcgcgtgcccttctctcccgcgccctggctagcctgaataattttctatccccgcctttctcttctagttcagcataaaggcattcaaaagctgccgtttttgccgtcgaaaccgccgacttcgccttcttcctcgctatcttataaagttccctattcgtccacttctccacctcatccttgctttctatcaacttcgcatacgccatcttctttgcttccaccttcccttgcacttctccattccaccaccagtcccctcgatgccgactacgactacctgtcgagactcctaacacttcccttgctacatccctaatacaactagccgtcctatcccacatagtgtTCACATTCCCACTACTATCCCaagcccccatatccttcaatttttctcccatctccagggcattagccgtggtcaaactccccatctgatcctaggccGGTCATCCTcaaccctcttcttcctcatcatcttgatctgtaaattcatcaccaagagcttatgtcgggttgtaaggatGTCGAttggaatgaccttacagtccttgcacagacctttatcatcctttctAAGAAGTAGAAAATCTATCTGGGTCTTAGCCATctaactacggaaggttaccaagtggtcctccttttttgggaaacccgaattggctatcaccagcccaaaagctcttgcgaaattcaaaagtgaaactcctcctccatttctgtccccgaagccaaagcctccatgcacattatcataccctcccgaaataacccgatgtgcccattgaaattccctcccatgaaaagcttctcagtaggcggtatgtCTCCCACTAATttgtccaaatcctcccaaaagcgcctcttaacCTCCTCGCTTAAGCCCGCTTGTGGCGCATAGGCAcatgttcaacgtgatcccttcaatgaccaccttaatcgacatcatcctatcagtgattctcctaacctccaccacctgatcccttaaatcactgtctactaaaatgcctactgcattcctatactttgatctaccagaaaaccaaagcttatagccatctacctccttagctttagaacctacccatttggtctcttagACACAaactatattaatctttctcttctttagaatcttaactagctctatggattttttcgttaacgtcccaatgttcgaagaacctactctcagtctagatgcttttttaacccacttacccctccttaccctcgtccctgTCTCCGTCCCCGTtcctgagcgagaacatgaccctaatctaccatcactatccaaagccacgaaaatgcatatcaactaataaattattcaaaggtctaaagtcagcaaaatggAATTACAAGTGTATGAACTAAGAATAGATATGGGAAGATATGGAAATCGGAaatcggaggtaccaactccagttgaaatgaacctgATTGCTGTTGGAAAATACTATTCACTTCAGAGTACTGTTCACGTCGGAGTTACCGTTCACGTCGGCTTACCACCAAGTTCTTTTTCCTCTTAGACAATTTATCGAATAGATGGGGTGCATTCAAAATCAAAGCTGCACAGTCAACAACCCAAACCCAGCAAGCTAGAAACTGCAGAGGAAACAAGTACTCCTATTCCTGCAAATATTAAAGATATAATAGAACAAAAGCAACTGATAGAGAATGGTGTATATGAATCAAAAATTAAGCTAAGAAAATTAGTAAAAATTCGAGAGTTTTAGGTAGAAACgtcaaaaatatgaaaactcaaagaAGCTCCTGTTGCTTCGCCTTCAGCTTTAGAGATTTGAGTGAGAAAAGTGACTGTGATGCTGAAAGAAGATCTGGCTGATGCTCCGAGTAATAAAATGGCCAGCTCGATAATCAGTCGAAATTATTTCTTCCTGCAGAATAAGAACTTCGGCCGGTGACCGGAACACGGAGTACTGCCGACGAATATGTCGGTACCGCCGCACAGGCTAAATCAATGgaaaaactaaatataatttcttatatatttaaaataattttcctatatatttaattcaattttaatctaattctaataatttattcaatttttgttaAGATGGAATGTTTTGTTAATGAAGAGTGCaatgtgataattttttaaatgaaagagagtGTAGTACACACAACACGATGAGAgtgaaataaaaaagagaagtgcgtttctcaaactaataagtaatagtttagatatgaaactcaaaaaagaaggatagttcaggtgtgtttttgacacatCTCTTTTCTATTTGCTATTTATCATCGTAAATCTGTACTAATGGAAGATCTATTTTCAGACTCTGATATTACCTTGTGTTTGCTTCCTGAGAATCTTAAAGGGAAAAACAAGTCGCTTTCAGGTATGGAGAAGTTTTAGCACTAACTTTTATCTAATTTATTCTGGGAAATAGTGAAGCTCGTACCCCTTCTCTATTCTCTTTTccctattttcttgaaaaacatCTTATGCCAAAAAAAATTACGTTATGACAATATGTGCATCTTAACTTCTTAATCATGCTTCTAGCAGTTTTCACTTGTAATGGAACTTCTTTTATACTTTCTATGCAGGTTACAATATGTGCCCTTATTATCACAATAGGTACTGCATCTGCAGTGATCGGTTCCTATTCAGCTCTCTCCAATATCATTCAGAGCATGACCTAAATTTTGGGAATACTTAGTATTCACCAGATTTTTTGAACTTAGAGTACATTAAGTTTCTAATGGTAAAGACTTCACAAGTTCCTATTTTCTTGGACGAGATCGAGCCTGTACTCCATTTTCGGGCTAGTGATTTTGATAATGATTTTTCCCCTTAAATACATCTGCAGTTCAATTgtcttttagagaaaaaatgcACTTccatttcattaatttttttctcttttttcttagaATGTTAGTAGTGGGGACAAATTCACATCTCATTCAATATTGTATTGCaaatttcaaatgttatttagtTTTTACATGCTAATTCAGTCTTGGAATCTTCTTCTCGATACGTTAGGAAGAGACATCCTCGAAAACATACACAAGAGATATATTCAATGAAGCAGTATGATTTCTTAAGATCGGTTACTTGAATAGGAAAAAGTCCCATTATGTGGAAGTGTTATTGGAGAAATGAATGTTATAGTTGATAAGAGTTTAGAATTAATTGTTGGAGCTACAAAAATAAGTTGCAAGTAGTGATACGTAATTCGATTTCTTGATTCataatgacacctactataaccctcatGTAGGTAAGTCGATCCGTATTCCAGAACTATAAGTAATGGGATTAATGATAGATACTAAATGAgaataatcaattttaaaaaaaataaagaagattcaAGGCGGAAGCAaatcaaaacatatatataataaaagattcattccaaaacctgaaagtcacatgtaTAGAGATACTAAACGgatacaagttccaaaagtaGATCACAAAAATAAAGACTTGTCTCTaaaagcaaaagactagtcaGCTATGTACAAAATGAGACAGATGAAGTTCAGAATgccatgtgctcaccctcgccttcgAATAAGACTGTTGTAAACTTGATCTCAATACTGGTAGCTGGTGCTTGAACCTGCATCACAAAAcaaatgtagagtgtagtatgagtaccaaaacaacaggtactcAATAGGAATCATAGGCCGAGTGAtcaagaaaagtaaaagtaatatgaaatgttAGAATCAAACACAACAGAGGTCAAGGGGAGGAAAATTCCAGTACATGAGAGTACTAAGAACAAAACAAGGAAGAAAGTAGAGTTGTCTAAGCCCAACTAGCCCCATAAGCCCAGAGCgtacactcgtgcgcaagtttaagtaaaactcAAAAGGACTCTCATAAGTCTGACAGGTGCGCAGAAGAGTTAAGAACCACGAAGAGAATCTGAAGGCACTTCCAATATTACCACGATCTTTCACGGACTTGAACTGAGTCAACTGAGTGCCAGGGACTTCAACCACGATGGAATAGGAGCCAAGAACTTTAGCCAAAGCAAAGAATGATACGAGGACTCTAACTAAGGCTGAGGATACTCCAAGGACTCTAATCGAGGCAAAAGATatgccaaggactctaaccaaggaaAAAGGTACGTCGAGGACTCTAACCATGGCGAAATATACGTCAAAGACTCTAACCAAGATGAAATATATgtcaaggactctaaccaaggccgAAGAAAAGCCGAAGACTCTAACCAAGAATGAGAGTTGAAGCAAGGAGTTTAGCCGTAACCTAGAGGAGTGAATCAGGGTATTTAACCAAGAGTAGAGACAAGTCTACTAGATTTAGGATCAACGGCCAAACGAGCATCAAGGGGCGAACCCCAAATCGAGTTTCATCAATGAATCACTCAACACCCGAACCCCATCCAACCTGAATCAACAAGTGGTCTCGAAACAAAACCAAGTGTGCTGGAGTCGAAGAAAGGAGGGAATTATGAATAAAAGGTCTCAAGCACTGGgttactacctagctaaggTTCAAACTATCATACTCAAGTCTGCTACATCACTCTACAAGGAGATAAACCGTCCAAAGCGACGTCAGAGAGAGTCTAAGACCTATTAGCTCCAAACTACACATATTTATGCTAAcaactagtctaagcctagactaatgAAAAATATGCTCAATATCAACCAATAAACACAACATACCTTGATGTGACAAAATTAAAGTCACATCTACCAACACTGTGCAAAAGGGGGGCATGTAAACTAAGGGTGCCACAGGCACCCTTGCATTCCTACATAAGAAAGTAATTACGTCTCCCAATGCATACCTTCTTCCTCGGTGGACTTTAGCTTTACGCATTTCTGACTTCAACACCACTCCCACATTTATCTCTGTTCCTTTCATCAAAGCATATACCAAGAACACCCGATCCCTTGTGACATAGTGATGAGATCAAGCAGTTCATAATGATCTTGAGCCACACCCTTTATTCCCTATTCATGTGAGCATAGGGAAATGTTTAGTGGTAGCCATGATGCCCATGATGCTTCCACTTGGCTGTGGACCTTGGGCCACACAAAGTGTGCCTAATATCTTGATAGGGTGGCCGAATGTTCAGCTCAATTAACACAACCGACGCCTGTTCAGCAGTACCAAGAAGTGCATTTAGTTCCAAAAGAGTGAATGGAACATCGACCCCACACAAAGTCACAAAATGGGAACGTGCGTCGTGCTGCCAGTTGGAATATAATTACCGCAACAAGGGTAGATTGCACGACATCGGTTCAGAAAATATAAACTCCATGTGAATTTACCTAATTCGTCTCATAATTTGAGGGAATTCTCTCTGCAAATGCTCGTCCTCGATGCACACATCTAAAAAATACTTGGCTTTAATATTCTTTTTGTACCAAGTTTTTCTTGTAGTGTTCATAGCCTGCAATCCATATCTATGTGTTTTCCTGTGTGGTACTGTTGGTGCTGGGAGTACAGACGCCCAACTACGGACCCTCTTGCGGTATTTAGCTGAGGTAGACAATTCCTTTCCAGTCATGTGGGTTCCTGACATTGTTTTCCTGTATACATACACCATTATAATCAGTTAATAGACATAAAATTACAGGAACCCACGCCACACTTAGACCTTAACGATCCTGGGTGAGAAAAAGGGTACTCagatgtcacgatccaactccgtaggccgtgactggtgctcgagttggacacccatacctatccttagccccacttagcgtgttagcagaataaacaaaattagaaatcaaaaaggggtcgctagagagcgtATAAGAacaaatatagcacaagagggccgttaaggccatcacggaaaacaaagaccaaaacatatatacataacccacatcacaagtctacagacctctacagaaagatagcctagtcatataatgggatagggccccgtcgtacccttaaccaacatgtacaaatgtacaacagaaaagttagtaccaaaatagggctccaaaCAAAGGAGCATtgccaaccaatagggtggatgtcctaagcgagttGATCAGCAAAtcgagcgtctgtacctgcgggcatgtaatgcagcccccaaagaaagggggtcagtacggataatgtaccgagtatgtaaagcatggactgtaataggtaaagtcattaccaaaatagaaggtgcaaaaatgagcaaaatatcaagaatatcaaaatgcttttcataaccatatataatatatgtagaaaaacatatgccatatccgaccccattatgggactcagtgaacaaatcgtggtcgccaccccgtcactggcgccacagcacatcataactctagagtagggaatatctccctaacaaatcatatcatgtcagatggtcatatcatatcatatcatatcatatgtgtacatgacacatgataactccacaaatcaaacccatgtatatgtaccttccccctcacattGGGGCACGACGAatgatgcagagaagtacgcatgataacaaaacctgacccaAGCTCGGTGAAgtaagcattgaggcatccacgagtggagtagtgagaaactaaatgcactttaaatcatttttgagactcgatggagttaacaaaataagctattattcaaaaatcaagacaagagtcatatcaagtaccttttgaatatcactatgagttatatccaaatagaacttttggaatcatatacacgtatctaggcacgataaaatatcctttagaaaatgaagaagttggccatcctagcggctctacgaataggaactttcttggaatcatataaaagtcatatacttgtttcataaaaatcatgccaaaaaggaagattagctttatatacttatgtcaaaacatgccaagaaaaagaaccgttagctttacatacttatgccaaagaaatgccaaaagaaggaacggttagctttacatacctcttatggattactcgtAATACATTCAGCTTGTCATCTCTTAAACCTAtataacatgaaagtaatactatgatTAATGGACTTtaactttccaattccaactctacaaccaagtctccatagaggtcatttccttatccattttcctcgactagttcattactagttcctaagttaccaaaaattaggcagcatctcccttataacttcaacatctctGAGATTTTAACTCagaaaaaatatcaacaatcataccaacaacaaacagtagcatatatataaataaatcacttcaacattacccaatacaactccaaacaactagctctgaactatgataccaaaatggagttctttgcctttatttcgtaaaatcttttaccatacaaaatagagggtcatgtggctgtaaccagaagcacccacacccatttttgagtactttccatccctgcaacacgcaattaaaccaccccaacctgcagcaccacaacaacaacacactactcgacttcgatttacctactatgacttcaatttagtttatttctaacgtcaagcattcttatacaatttttccacttaaagCATCacttaatacatgtaatataccccataaaaacatcataaacttcaatttgaaatggaaagccttaccttgcccgaaactcaccaaaactcgccttagaagctcttctagcgcgactgaaacttcgtggctgtttgttttCCATTTGGGGctgctccaaatcataaatttatattaataacaccttcatacctttttggtataccccatataattaattcacgaagcggaattggagaacttacctttttctcctcccaaaaccgtagctctttctctCTTTAGCTTaagatttctcttctcttcttctttctagaattttcttttgataaggATGGATTATGAGATAAAGATggaaataaaaattcataaaaatacatatataggctactttagggggtaacacatgtcaacccctaagtggtgacacatgtcaagcccttgtTGGGCCAACACATTGCACCATCCCTTATGTGCTGCCACGTGAAAGgggggcccacccccttgctgcagctattgccatgtggcacctccagctgcttccacatggcactccctcttgctgccatgtgtcactctcttcttctcctcgtgggttcgtaatctcattttgctttacgaacctatataatccttactacgtaagattggtatgtactcaagtagcttaagtatgtaagatttccaagttggtag
It contains:
- the LOC129894270 gene encoding amino acid transporter AVT1C-like isoform X3, with the protein product MKNSISEQSFYIESEEEDDEHLEKHENEEEEGNESDFSNEDNNDDERNRPNSLTSAWPQSYRQSMDLYSNVPSPSLNFLGTPSLSRLGSSFLGSSLIRRHTPEVLPSLHKPLIPPAEEEKAPHRRSSHGLLPPLHPRKSSIKKIPDERPSKDAHGLPISRQSSYGQAVINGMNVLCGVGLLSTPYAVKEGGWAGLSILFIFGILSFYTGMLLRYCLDSQPGLETYPDIGQAAFGTTGRILISIILYVELYASCVEYIILEGDNLSAIFPNAHLSLGGFELDARHLFVVIATLAILPTVWLRDLSVLSYISVGGVIASFLVVLCLYWAGLVDHVGFESKGTVLNLSTLPVAIGLYGFCYSGHAVFPNIYTSLADRSQFPAVLLTSFGMVTLLYGGTAVLGYLMFGDSAESQFTLNLPKGLMASKVAVWTTVVNPFTKYALTLSPVAMSLEELLPSKHGKSHVYPILIRTALAISTLVVGLAVPFFGLVMALIGSLLTMLVVTICALIITIGTASAVIGSYSALSNIIQSMT
- the LOC129894270 gene encoding amino acid transporter AVT1C-like isoform X1, with protein sequence MKNSISEQSFYIESEEEDDEHLEKHENEEEEGNESDFSNEDNNDDERNRPNSLTSAWPQSYRQSMDLYSNVPSPSLNFLGTPSLSRLGSSFLGSSLIRRHTPEVLPSLHKPLIPPAEEEKAPHRRSSHGLLPPLHPRKSSIKKIPDERPSKDAHGLPISRQSSYGQAVINGMNVLCGVGLLSTPYAVKEGGWAGLSILFIFGILSFYTGMLLRYCLDSQPGLETYPDIGQAAFGTTGRILISIILYVELYASCVEYIILEGDNLSAIFPNAHLSLGGFELDARHLFVVIATLAILPTVWLRDLSVLSYISVGGVIASFLVVLCLYWAGLVDHVGFESKGTVLNLSTLPVAIGLYGFCYSGHAVFPNIYTSLADRSQFPAVLLTSFGMVTLLYGGTAVLGYLMFGDSAESQFTLNLPKGLMASKVAVWTTVVNPFTKYALTLSPVAMSLEELLPSKHGKSHVYPILIRTALAISTLVVGLAVPFFGLVMALIGSLLTMLVTLILPCVCFLRILKGKTSRFQVTICALIITIGTASAVIGSYSALSNIIQSMT
- the LOC129894270 gene encoding amino acid transporter AVT1C-like isoform X2, with amino-acid sequence MKNSISEQSFYIESEEEDDEHLEKHENEEEEGNESDFSNEDNNDDERNRPNSLTSAWPQSYRQSMDLYSNVPSPSLNFLGTPSLSRLGSSFLGSSLIRRHTPEVLPSLHKPLIPPAEEEKAPHRRSSHGLLPPLHPRKSSIKKIPDERPSKDAHGLPISRQSSYGQAVINGMNVLCGVGLLSTPYAVKEGGWAGLSILFIFGILSFYTGMLLRYCLDSQPGLETYPDIGQAAFGTTGRILISIILYVELYASCVEYIILEGDNLSAIFPNAHLSLGGFELDARHLFVVIATLAILPTVWLRDLSVLSYISVGGVIASFLVVLCLYWAGLVDHVGFESKGTVLNLSTLPVAIGLYGFCYSGHAVFPNIYTSLADRSQFPAVLLTSFGMVTLLYGGTAVLGYLMFGDSAESQFTLNLPKGLMASKVAVVNPFTKYALTLSPVAMSLEELLPSKHGKSHVYPILIRTALAISTLVVGLAVPFFGLVMALIGSLLTMLVTLILPCVCFLRILKGKTSRFQVTICALIITIGTASAVIGSYSALSNIIQSMT